The following are from one region of the Chitinispirillales bacterium ANBcel5 genome:
- a CDS encoding Nif3-like dinuclear metal center hexameric protein gives MKTTPNNSADNNFVKRDHLVSFLDTTLATGAIKDVSRNGLQVQGGEEIQRIALTVDACMEAYKQAVASGCQMLIAHHGIIWDGLRSITGSVYNHLKYLLDNDLNLYASHLPLDLHPSLGNNAKLAEMLGLLALKPFGWYKGMQIGFEGTLNEPVSIDAISRILTKHLDCRVSMLPFGTNNIKRVAVVSGGAAGELQEAINKGVDLFITGESSHENYHAALEAEINVIYCGHYHSEKGGVRALGELITEKFGIETVFLDIPTTI, from the coding sequence ATGAAAACAACACCGAATAATTCTGCAGACAATAATTTTGTGAAAAGAGATCACCTTGTATCCTTTCTTGACACTACTTTGGCCACTGGTGCTATAAAGGACGTTTCCCGAAACGGGCTTCAGGTTCAGGGGGGTGAAGAGATACAACGGATTGCATTAACCGTAGACGCCTGCATGGAAGCATACAAACAAGCCGTTGCAAGCGGCTGCCAAATGCTTATTGCCCATCACGGGATTATCTGGGATGGTCTGCGATCAATTACGGGGTCTGTTTACAATCACCTTAAATATTTGTTAGACAACGATTTAAATCTCTATGCCTCTCATCTGCCCCTCGACCTTCACCCATCTCTTGGTAACAACGCAAAACTTGCAGAGATGCTAGGTCTTTTAGCGCTTAAGCCGTTTGGTTGGTATAAGGGGATGCAGATAGGGTTTGAAGGTACCCTTAATGAGCCTGTTTCAATTGATGCAATATCCAGAATTTTAACCAAACATCTGGATTGCAGGGTGTCGATGCTGCCTTTTGGTACTAATAATATTAAGCGGGTTGCTGTGGTATCAGGCGGAGCAGCAGGGGAGCTTCAGGAAGCAATTAATAAGGGGGTCGACCTGTTTATCACCGGCGAATCATCCCATGAAAATTATCACGCTGCGCTGGAAGCAGAGATAAATGTGATCTATTGCGGACATTACCACTCCGAAAAGGGCGGGGTGCGGGCGCTTGGTGAACTGATCACGGAAAAATTTGGTATAGAAACAGTTTTTCTGGATATCCCTACGACAATTTGA
- a CDS encoding YkgJ family cysteine cluster protein, translating to MVGEERVCTIVDCSRCGRCCREPIVPVTYRDVLRISRFLKQPPQRFVRFFSPSEMNYDPDAPLWIRFRYGKRAMGLKRVSEKCVFLSGDFTCSVYKNRPVTCRSFPHSIELNSKNRKIESVTLNKITQCKAKPSHTTVENDLIKIAKQEIREDSHYYSIIEKWNSSRKTGGVKHFLAFLGFET from the coding sequence ATGGTGGGTGAAGAAAGAGTCTGTACTATAGTTGATTGCTCCAGGTGCGGGAGGTGCTGCAGAGAGCCCATTGTACCCGTCACTTACAGAGATGTTTTGAGAATCAGCCGATTTTTAAAACAACCTCCGCAACGATTTGTACGCTTCTTCTCCCCTTCAGAAATGAATTACGATCCGGATGCGCCACTATGGATTCGTTTCAGGTATGGTAAACGGGCCATGGGCCTTAAAAGAGTTAGTGAAAAATGTGTGTTTCTCAGCGGCGATTTTACCTGCTCCGTTTATAAGAATCGCCCGGTAACGTGCAGAAGCTTTCCCCACAGCATTGAACTCAATTCCAAAAACAGGAAAATTGAATCTGTAACTTTGAATAAGATTACTCAATGCAAAGCAAAACCATCACATACCACCGTAGAAAACGATCTGATAAAAATAGCAAAACAAGAGATCAGGGAAGATTCTCACTATTATTCTATTATAGAAAAATGGAACAGTTCCCGTAAAACGGGCGGAGTTAAGCACTTTTTAGCTTTTCTGGGGTTTGAAACATGA